A window of Rhododendron vialii isolate Sample 1 chromosome 13a, ASM3025357v1 contains these coding sequences:
- the LOC131314423 gene encoding uncharacterized protein LOC131314423 isoform X1 yields the protein MDWVADLRQKFETLCLEVDGVIQEDTFKYVEQQLQAVGGNIEHQVHTMGANIKQLCSEFVHDVLPAISPDSIEVAAPKLSPQQNKSMDLAYLLELVEGPYSDSQSKQKTDIDMCENLHSSVLENSSVEKPLPTEIPEEDAAAEEDTCISLEEYNPYVMEGETTNPVKIVADTSNEMPSSNSVILIEASLCGASDIGFTSGAASSAVSNISATNSCSAEFELSNEVSAESEDYVAVGYPEGSDYGSAETFTDSSVIEPGMEAAQFRKLKLDESCFVRDMNKLCSVCLTAAKSRTSKNITREAYTTKMKPTKEHECGQAPRNDLDAGQNQCKGECLGLGKKVECGNHVFCDSDWEIV from the exons ATGGATTGGGTTGCAGACCTACGCCAGAAGTTTGAAACTTTATGCTTGGAGGTGGATGGTGTCATCCAAGAG GACACATTTAAATATGTTGAACAGCAGTTGCAGGCTGTGGGTGGCAACATTGAACACCAGGTGCATACAATGGGTGCCAATATAAAACAACTCTGTTCAGAGTTTGTGCATGATGTGCTTCCTGCAATTTCGCCAGATTCCATTGAAGTTGCAGCTCCAAAATTAtctcctcaacaaaataaaagtatGGATCTCGCCTATTTACTAGAACTTGTGGAAGGGCCGTATAGTGATTCACAGTCGAAGCAAAAGACTGATATTGACATGTGTGAAAATTTGCATTCGAGTGTCTTGGAAAATTCCTCAGTGGAGAAACCGTTGCCAACTGAGATTCCAGAAGAAGATGCCGCTGCAGAGGAGGATACATGTATATCTCTTGAAGAATATAACCCTTATGTGATGGAAGGGGAAACAACTAACCCTGTGAAAATCGTAGCTGATACTTCAAACGAAATGCCATCATCTAATTCAGTTATTTTAATTGAAGCCTCACTGTGTGGAGCTTCAGATATTGGATTTACTTCTGGTGCTGCCTCATCGGCAGTATCTAACA TATCTGCGACAAATTCTTGTTCGGCTGAGTTTGAGTTGTCAAATGAAGTTTCTGCTGAATCTGAGGATTATGTTGCTGTTGGCTATCCTG AAGGATCAGATTATGGTAGTGCAGAAACGTTCACGGATAGTTCTGTTATTGAACCTGGAATGGAAGCCGCCCAATTTCGTAAACTGAAGCTTGATGAGAGCTGTTTTGTGCGGGATATGAATAAACTTTGTTCCGTTTGTCTTACTGCGGCAAAAAGTCGGACTTCCAAG AACATAACTCGTGAGGCCTATACCACGAAAATGAAACCTACAAAAGAGCATGAATGTGGGCAAGCACCCAGGAATGATCTTGATGCGGGTCAAAACCAATGCAAAGGAGAATGTTTAGGGCTTGGAAAGAAAGTGGAGTGCGGGAATCATGTTTTCTGTGATTCTGACTGGGAAATTGTTTAG
- the LOC131314423 gene encoding uncharacterized protein LOC131314423 isoform X2, protein MDWVADLRQKFETLCLEVDGVIQEDTFKYVEQQLQAVGGNIEHQVHTMGANIKQLCSEFVHDVLPAISPDSIEVAAPKLSPQQNKSMDLAYLLELVEGPYSDSQSKQKTDIDMCENLHSSVLENSSVEKPLPTEIPEEDAAAEEDTCISLEESSLCGASDIGFTSGAASSAVSNISATNSCSAEFELSNEVSAESEDYVAVGYPEGSDYGSAETFTDSSVIEPGMEAAQFRKLKLDESCFVRDMNKLCSVCLTAAKSRTSKNITREAYTTKMKPTKEHECGQAPRNDLDAGQNQCKGECLGLGKKVECGNHVFCDSDWEIV, encoded by the exons ATGGATTGGGTTGCAGACCTACGCCAGAAGTTTGAAACTTTATGCTTGGAGGTGGATGGTGTCATCCAAGAG GACACATTTAAATATGTTGAACAGCAGTTGCAGGCTGTGGGTGGCAACATTGAACACCAGGTGCATACAATGGGTGCCAATATAAAACAACTCTGTTCAGAGTTTGTGCATGATGTGCTTCCTGCAATTTCGCCAGATTCCATTGAAGTTGCAGCTCCAAAATTAtctcctcaacaaaataaaagtatGGATCTCGCCTATTTACTAGAACTTGTGGAAGGGCCGTATAGTGATTCACAGTCGAAGCAAAAGACTGATATTGACATGTGTGAAAATTTGCATTCGAGTGTCTTGGAAAATTCCTCAGTGGAGAAACCGTTGCCAACTGAGATTCCAGAAGAAGATGCCGCTGCAGAGGAGGATACATGTATATCTCTTGAAGAAT CCTCACTGTGTGGAGCTTCAGATATTGGATTTACTTCTGGTGCTGCCTCATCGGCAGTATCTAACA TATCTGCGACAAATTCTTGTTCGGCTGAGTTTGAGTTGTCAAATGAAGTTTCTGCTGAATCTGAGGATTATGTTGCTGTTGGCTATCCTG AAGGATCAGATTATGGTAGTGCAGAAACGTTCACGGATAGTTCTGTTATTGAACCTGGAATGGAAGCCGCCCAATTTCGTAAACTGAAGCTTGATGAGAGCTGTTTTGTGCGGGATATGAATAAACTTTGTTCCGTTTGTCTTACTGCGGCAAAAAGTCGGACTTCCAAG AACATAACTCGTGAGGCCTATACCACGAAAATGAAACCTACAAAAGAGCATGAATGTGGGCAAGCACCCAGGAATGATCTTGATGCGGGTCAAAACCAATGCAAAGGAGAATGTTTAGGGCTTGGAAAGAAAGTGGAGTGCGGGAATCATGTTTTCTGTGATTCTGACTGGGAAATTGTTTAG